In Salinigranum marinum, one DNA window encodes the following:
- a CDS encoding phosphoadenosine phosphosulfate reductase family protein — translation MNSALAHVSVDYALGAGQRAADYPTLDAKLERAAEVSRTALEQYDRPAVMWTGGKDSTLVLYVVREVAADLGVPVPPVVYIEHFEGLDDVRAFVDRWVDAWDLDLVVARNEDFFDRGWAFGDEVPVAELSEDTRRELARIDYDAETLVVDPDSFEGNHLLKTVALNDAIVEYGFDGVFSGVRWDEQASRADETFFSPRHDAAKYPPHDRVNPILQFTEADLWDAFWSFVVPDSVAGYPAGHVPQSRGDLPAGVALADVPVPEKYFEGFRSLGTETGSEKSGDRPAWVQDLDNTTERAGRAQDKENLMERLRDLGYM, via the coding sequence GGGACAGCGCGCCGCCGACTACCCCACGCTCGACGCCAAACTCGAACGGGCCGCCGAAGTCTCCCGCACCGCGCTCGAACAGTACGACCGGCCGGCCGTGATGTGGACCGGCGGGAAGGACTCGACGCTCGTCCTGTACGTCGTCCGCGAGGTCGCCGCCGACCTCGGCGTGCCGGTCCCCCCCGTCGTCTACATTGAACACTTCGAGGGGCTCGACGACGTCCGCGCGTTCGTCGACCGCTGGGTCGACGCGTGGGATCTCGACCTCGTCGTCGCCCGCAACGAGGACTTCTTCGACCGCGGCTGGGCGTTCGGCGACGAGGTTCCGGTCGCGGAACTGAGCGAGGACACGCGCCGGGAACTCGCCCGCATCGACTACGACGCCGAGACACTCGTCGTCGACCCCGACTCCTTCGAGGGGAACCACCTGCTGAAAACGGTCGCGCTGAACGACGCCATCGTCGAGTACGGCTTCGACGGCGTCTTCTCGGGCGTCCGCTGGGACGAACAGGCCTCCCGTGCGGACGAGACGTTCTTCTCGCCGCGGCACGACGCCGCAAAGTACCCGCCGCACGACCGCGTCAACCCCATCCTCCAGTTCACCGAGGCGGACCTCTGGGACGCGTTCTGGAGCTTCGTGGTGCCCGACTCGGTAGCGGGGTACCCCGCGGGGCACGTCCCGCAGTCCCGCGGAGACCTTCCCGCGGGAGTCGCCCTCGCGGACGTCCCAGTCCCGGAGAAGTACTTCGAGGGATTCCGCTCCCTCGGCACCGAAACCGGCTCCGAGAAGTCCGGCGACCGCCCTGCGTGGGTCCAGGACCTCGATAACACGACCGAACGCGCCGGCCGCGCCCAGGACAAGGAGAACCTGATGGAACGCCTCCGCGACCTGGGCTACATGTAA
- a CDS encoding diphthine--ammonia ligase, protein MTDDWVSLFSGGKDSSWALYRALEAGLNVTRLLTVHPGEGSDSYMYHVPETGLARLAAESIGIEIVEVDPGDLRATAASDSAAQGDAELEPLEAALRDLGDEVDLAGVTAGAIESEFQTSRIRAMCDRLGVDLFAPLWQRDPEALAREMLDAGFEITILQVAAAGLDESWLGRTLDADALAELRELNERYGVHLLGEGGEFETFVTNGPHMSRRIELEYETEWEGTRGRIRVTDARLA, encoded by the coding sequence ATGACGGACGACTGGGTCAGTCTCTTCTCCGGCGGCAAGGACTCCTCGTGGGCGCTGTACCGCGCGCTCGAAGCGGGGCTGAACGTGACGCGACTCCTCACCGTCCACCCCGGCGAGGGTTCGGACTCGTACATGTACCACGTGCCCGAGACGGGGTTGGCGAGACTCGCGGCCGAGAGCATCGGGATCGAGATCGTCGAGGTCGACCCGGGCGACCTCCGGGCGACGGCGGCGTCGGATTCGGCCGCACAGGGCGACGCCGAACTCGAACCGCTCGAAGCGGCGCTCCGTGATCTCGGTGACGAGGTCGACCTCGCCGGCGTCACGGCCGGGGCCATCGAGAGCGAGTTTCAGACCTCCCGCATCCGCGCGATGTGCGACCGGCTCGGGGTCGACCTGTTCGCCCCGCTGTGGCAGCGCGACCCCGAGGCGCTCGCCCGCGAGATGCTCGACGCCGGCTTCGAGATCACCATCCTCCAGGTCGCCGCGGCCGGCCTAGACGAGTCGTGGCTCGGCCGGACGCTCGACGCGGACGCGCTGGCCGAACTCCGTGAGCTCAACGAACGGTACGGCGTCCACCTGCTCGGCGAGGGCGGCGAGTTCGAGACGTTCGTCACGAACGGACCGCACATGTCCCGGCGGATCGAACTGGAGTACGAGACCGAGTGGGAGGGGACGCGGGGACGCATCAGGGTGACCGACGCACGGCTGGCCTGA
- the coxB gene encoding cytochrome c oxidase subunit II: MRRSRASRIAEVAAPLAVAVVGVVVVAVLLSTPAAAQSANRSAIDDLNEQLLYVALPLVLFVEITLVYALYRFRNNDDPQPTTKDPALEITWTAATGVILLFVGLSAFFVLANPYISPAAAAGAPDAASNPGGAVEIEVVAYQWGWEFRYQGENVTSQSQLVLPNDRDVRFSLVTRDVIHSFYVPELGLKQDIIPGQSTQARTRATETGEYTLYCAELCGVGHTRMHGTVTVLPQEEYDEWLDEQRAEN, encoded by the coding sequence ATGCGTCGTAGTCGCGCCAGTCGGATCGCAGAGGTCGCCGCTCCGCTCGCTGTCGCCGTGGTCGGTGTCGTCGTGGTCGCGGTGTTGCTCTCGACGCCCGCGGCCGCCCAGTCGGCCAACCGGAGCGCGATCGACGACCTCAACGAGCAGTTGCTCTACGTCGCGCTCCCGCTCGTGCTGTTCGTCGAGATCACGCTGGTGTACGCGCTCTACCGCTTCCGGAACAACGACGACCCACAGCCGACGACGAAAGACCCGGCGCTCGAGATTACGTGGACCGCCGCGACCGGCGTCATCCTGCTGTTCGTCGGGCTCTCGGCCTTCTTCGTGCTGGCGAACCCGTACATCAGTCCCGCTGCCGCCGCCGGAGCGCCGGACGCCGCGTCGAACCCGGGCGGCGCCGTCGAAATCGAGGTCGTGGCGTACCAGTGGGGCTGGGAGTTCCGCTACCAGGGCGAGAACGTCACCAGTCAGTCGCAGTTGGTGTTGCCGAACGACCGCGACGTCCGCTTCTCGCTCGTCACACGGGACGTCATCCACTCGTTTTACGTCCCCGAGTTAGGCCTCAAACAGGACATCATCCCCGGTCAGAGCACACAAGCACGGACCCGCGCGACCGAGACCGGCGAGTACACCCTCTACTGCGCGGAGCTCTGTGGCGTGGGCCACACCCGAATGCACGGGACGGTCACCGTCCTCCCGCAAGAGGAGTACGACGAGTGGCTCGACGAGCAACGTGCGGAGAACTGA